The Klebsiella sp. RHBSTW-00484 genome includes a window with the following:
- the dusA gene encoding tRNA dihydrouridine(20/20a) synthase DusA — translation MMSESTPTAFAAHRFSIAPMLDWTDRHCRYFLRQLSRHTLLYTEMVTTGAIIHGKGDYLAYSEEEHPVALQLGGSDPAALAHCAKLAQARGYDEINLNVGCPSDRVQNGMFGACLMGNAQLVADCVKAMRDVVSIPVTVKTRIGIDDQDSYEFLCDFIETVSGKGECEMFIIHARKAWLSGLSPKENREIPPLDYPRVYQLKRDFPHLTMSINGGIKSLEEAKLHLEHMDGVMVGREAYQNPGILASVDREIFGIEGIDPDPVAVVRAMYPYIERELSSGTYLGHVTRHMLGLFQGIPGARQWRRYLSENAHKAGADINVLEQALQLVADKR, via the coding sequence ATGATGTCAGAATCAACGCCTACTGCTTTTGCTGCTCACCGTTTTTCCATCGCGCCGATGCTCGACTGGACCGACAGACACTGCCGTTACTTCCTGCGTCAACTGTCGCGCCATACGCTGCTGTACACCGAAATGGTGACCACCGGCGCGATTATCCACGGTAAAGGCGACTATCTGGCCTATAGCGAAGAAGAACATCCGGTTGCTTTGCAACTGGGCGGCAGCGATCCGGCAGCGCTGGCGCACTGCGCGAAGCTGGCGCAAGCGCGCGGATACGATGAAATAAACCTCAACGTCGGCTGCCCTTCCGATCGCGTGCAAAACGGCATGTTTGGTGCCTGCCTGATGGGCAACGCGCAACTGGTGGCCGATTGCGTCAAGGCGATGCGCGACGTGGTGTCCATCCCGGTGACGGTTAAAACCCGTATTGGCATTGACGACCAGGATAGCTACGAGTTTCTGTGTGATTTCATCGAAACGGTCTCCGGAAAAGGCGAGTGCGAGATGTTTATCATCCATGCGCGTAAAGCCTGGCTTTCCGGCCTGAGTCCGAAAGAGAACCGTGAGATCCCGCCGCTGGACTACCCACGCGTTTACCAGCTCAAGCGCGATTTTCCGCACCTGACCATGTCCATCAACGGTGGCATCAAGTCGCTGGAAGAGGCAAAGCTGCACCTTGAGCATATGGATGGGGTGATGGTGGGGCGTGAGGCTTACCAGAATCCGGGTATTCTGGCTTCGGTTGACCGGGAAATTTTCGGCATTGAAGGCATCGATCCCGATCCGGTTGCCGTGGTTCGCGCGATGTATCCTTATATCGAACGTGAACTGAGTAGCGGCACTTACCTGGGCCATGTGACGCGTCATATGCTGGGGCTATTTCAGGGGATCCCGGGCGCACGTCAATGGCGTCGCTATCTGAGTGAGAATGCGCATAAAGCCGGTGCCGATATTAATGTGCTGGAGCAGGCGTTGCAGCTGGTTGCCGACAAGCGTTAA
- the dnaB gene encoding replicative DNA helicase: protein MAGNKPFNKPQTEPRDRDYQVAGLKVPPHSIEAEQSVLGGLMLDNERWDDVAERVVSEDFYTRPHRHIFTEMARLQESGSPIDLITLAESLERQGQLDSVGGFAYLAELSKNTPSAANISAYADIVRERAVVREMISVANEIAEAGFDPQGRTSEDLLDLAESRVFKIAESRANKDEGPKNIADVLDATVARIEQLFQQPHDGVTGVNTGYDDLNKKTAGLQPSDLIIVAARPSMGKTTFAMNIVENAAMLQDKPVLIFSLEMPSEQIMMRTLASLSRVDQTRIRTGQLDDEDWARISGTMGILLEKRNIYIDDSSGLTPTEVRSRARRIAREHDGIGLIMIDYLQLMRVPSLSDNRTLEIAEISRSLKALAKELHVPVVALSQLNRSLEQRADKRPVNSDLRESGSIEQDADLIMFIYRDEVYHENSDLKGIAEIIIGKQRNGPIGTVRLTFNGQWSRFDNYAGPQYDDE from the coding sequence ATGGCAGGAAATAAACCCTTCAACAAACCACAGACTGAACCCCGTGACCGCGATTATCAGGTCGCCGGGCTGAAAGTCCCGCCGCACTCGATTGAAGCGGAGCAGTCGGTGTTGGGTGGTTTAATGCTGGATAACGAACGCTGGGACGATGTCGCTGAGCGCGTGGTTTCAGAAGACTTTTATACTCGCCCGCATCGCCATATTTTTACCGAAATGGCGCGCCTGCAAGAATCGGGTAGCCCGATTGACCTGATCACGCTCGCGGAATCGCTGGAGCGTCAGGGACAACTGGACAGCGTCGGCGGCTTCGCCTATTTGGCTGAATTGTCTAAAAATACGCCAAGCGCAGCGAACATTAGCGCTTATGCCGATATCGTTCGTGAACGTGCAGTTGTGCGTGAAATGATCTCGGTGGCGAATGAAATCGCTGAGGCCGGTTTCGACCCCCAGGGCCGCACCAGTGAAGATCTGCTCGATCTGGCTGAATCCAGAGTCTTCAAGATCGCCGAAAGCCGCGCCAATAAAGATGAAGGCCCCAAAAATATCGCCGATGTGCTGGATGCCACCGTCGCGCGTATCGAACAGTTGTTCCAGCAACCGCATGATGGTGTCACCGGAGTGAACACCGGCTATGACGACCTGAACAAAAAGACGGCGGGTCTCCAGCCGTCAGACCTGATTATTGTCGCAGCCCGTCCGTCGATGGGTAAAACAACCTTTGCGATGAACATCGTCGAAAACGCAGCGATGTTGCAGGATAAGCCGGTTCTTATCTTCAGTCTCGAGATGCCCTCGGAACAGATTATGATGCGTACGCTGGCTTCGCTGTCGCGCGTTGACCAGACCCGCATTCGTACTGGTCAGCTTGACGACGAAGATTGGGCGCGTATCTCCGGCACCATGGGGATCTTGCTGGAAAAACGCAACATCTATATTGATGACTCCTCCGGTCTGACGCCGACGGAAGTGCGCTCCCGCGCGCGCCGTATTGCCCGCGAGCATGACGGTATCGGCTTGATTATGATCGACTACCTGCAGTTGATGCGCGTGCCGTCGCTCTCCGATAACCGTACTCTGGAAATCGCCGAAATTTCCCGCTCTTTGAAGGCGCTGGCCAAAGAACTTCATGTCCCGGTGGTCGCACTGTCGCAGCTTAACCGCTCTCTGGAACAGCGTGCGGATAAGCGCCCAGTCAACTCGGACCTGCGTGAATCCGGCTCTATCGAGCAGGATGCTGACTTAATCATGTTTATCTATCGTGACGAGGTGTATCACGAGAACAGTGATTTAAAAGGCATCGCCGAAATTATTATTGGTAAACAGCGTAACGGCCCCATCGGGACGGTACGTTTGACGTTTAACGGTCAGTGGTCGCGTTTTGATAACTATGCCGGTCCACAATATGACGACGAGTAA
- the tyrB gene encoding aromatic amino acid transaminase, translated as MFQKVDAYAGDPILSLMERFKEDPRSDKVNLSIGLYYNEDGIIPQLQAVAEAEARLNAQPHGASLYLPMEGLNTYRHAIAPLLFGADHPVLAQNRVASIQTLGGSGALRVGADFLKYYFADSRVWVSDPTWENHIAIFEGAGFEVSTYPWFDDETNGVRFEAFLEKLNTLPERDIVLLHPCCHNPTGADLSNAQWDEVVKVLKTRNLIPFLDIAYQGFGAGMEEDAYAIRAIASSGIPMLVSNSFSKIFSLYGERVGGLSVVCEDAETAGRVLGQLKATVRRNYSSPPNFGAQVVAAVLNDTELKASWLAEVEGMRTRILAMRQELVNVLKDTVPGGNFDYLLKQRGMFSYTGFSAAQVDRLRDEFGVYLIASGRMCVAGLNSRNVQRVAQAFAAVI; from the coding sequence GTGTTTCAGAAAGTTGACGCCTACGCTGGCGACCCCATTCTCTCCCTGATGGAGCGTTTCAAAGAAGATCCGCGTAGTGACAAAGTAAACCTCAGCATCGGTCTTTATTACAACGAAGATGGAATTATCCCGCAGCTACAGGCGGTTGCCGAGGCGGAAGCGCGCCTTAATGCTCAGCCGCACGGTGCTTCTTTGTATTTACCGATGGAAGGGCTGAATACCTACCGTCACGCGATTGCACCGCTGCTGTTCGGGGCTGACCATCCGGTTCTGGCGCAGAATCGCGTCGCTTCCATTCAAACTCTGGGCGGTTCCGGTGCGCTGAGGGTGGGTGCTGATTTCCTGAAATACTACTTCGCTGACTCGCGCGTATGGGTGAGTGACCCGACGTGGGAAAACCACATCGCAATATTTGAAGGGGCTGGCTTCGAAGTAAGTACTTACCCTTGGTTTGATGATGAGACCAACGGCGTGCGTTTCGAGGCTTTCCTGGAGAAACTCAACACCCTGCCGGAGCGCGATATCGTGCTGCTGCATCCGTGCTGCCATAACCCAACGGGTGCCGATCTGAGCAACGCCCAGTGGGATGAGGTGGTTAAGGTGCTGAAAACGCGCAATCTGATCCCCTTCCTGGATATCGCCTATCAGGGCTTCGGCGCCGGAATGGAAGAGGATGCCTACGCTATCCGCGCGATCGCCAGCTCTGGAATACCGATGCTTGTCAGCAACTCTTTCTCAAAAATCTTCTCCCTGTATGGTGAGCGCGTTGGCGGTTTGTCGGTGGTTTGCGAAGATGCGGAAACCGCGGGGCGCGTACTGGGACAATTAAAAGCGACCGTGCGTCGCAACTACTCCAGCCCACCGAATTTTGGTGCGCAGGTTGTGGCGGCAGTATTGAACGATACGGAGCTGAAAGCCTCATGGCTGGCGGAAGTTGAAGGGATGCGTACCCGTATTCTGGCTATGCGTCAGGAACTGGTTAACGTGCTCAAAGATACGGTGCCCGGAGGTAACTTTGATTACCTGCTTAAGCAGCGCGGAATGTTTAGCTATACCGGATTCAGCGCGGCTCAGGTTGATCGCCTACGCGATGAATTTGGCGTCTACCTGATCGCCAGCGGCCGCATGTGCGTGGCCGGGCTGAATTCACGCAATGTTCAGCGCGTGGCGCAGGCATTTGCAGCTGTAATATAA
- the lexA gene encoding transcriptional repressor LexA has protein sequence MKALTTRQREVFDLIRDHISQTGMPPTRAEIAQRLGFRSPNAAEEHLKALARKGAIEIVSGASRGIRLLTEEESGLPLVGRVAAGEPLLAQQHIEGHYQVDPAMFKPNADFLLRVSGMSMKDIGILDGDLLAVHKTQDVRNGQVVVARIDDEVTVKRLKKQGNVVELLPENSEFTPIVVDLRQQSFTIEGLAVGVIRNGNWQ, from the coding sequence ATGAAAGCGTTAACGACCAGGCAGCGAGAGGTGTTTGATCTCATTCGGGATCATATCAGCCAGACGGGCATGCCGCCGACGCGTGCGGAGATTGCTCAGCGCTTGGGGTTTCGTTCCCCAAACGCGGCGGAAGAACACCTGAAAGCGCTGGCGCGTAAAGGCGCAATCGAGATCGTTTCCGGTGCCTCCCGCGGTATCCGTCTGCTGACGGAAGAAGAAAGCGGCCTGCCGCTTGTCGGCCGCGTTGCAGCAGGTGAACCACTGCTCGCACAGCAGCACATCGAAGGCCACTACCAGGTCGATCCGGCAATGTTTAAGCCGAATGCCGATTTTCTGCTGCGCGTAAGCGGAATGTCGATGAAAGACATCGGTATTCTGGATGGCGACCTGCTCGCGGTACATAAAACTCAGGATGTGCGCAATGGCCAGGTTGTTGTGGCCCGCATTGACGATGAAGTCACCGTGAAGCGTCTGAAAAAACAGGGTAACGTCGTCGAATTGCTGCCTGAAAACAGCGAATTTACCCCGATCGTGGTGGATTTACGCCAGCAAAGTTTCACTATTGAAGGTCTGGCTGTCGGCGTTATCCGCAACGGCAACTGGCAGTAA
- a CDS encoding diacylglycerol kinase, with product MANNTTGLTRIVKAAGYSWKGFRAAWINEAAFRQEGIAAIIAVAIACWLDVDAITRVLLIGSVLIVMIVEIINSAIEAVVDRIGPEHHELSGRAKDMGSAAVLLAIIIALITWGTLLWANYR from the coding sequence ATGGCCAATAATACCACTGGGTTAACTCGAATCGTTAAAGCAGCGGGGTATTCCTGGAAAGGATTCCGTGCGGCGTGGATCAATGAGGCCGCATTTCGTCAGGAAGGCATCGCTGCCATTATTGCCGTGGCGATAGCCTGCTGGCTGGATGTCGATGCCATCACGCGCGTTTTGCTGATTGGCTCGGTCCTGATAGTGATGATAGTTGAAATTATCAACAGCGCGATTGAAGCGGTCGTTGACCGTATTGGCCCTGAACATCATGAGTTGTCTGGCCGCGCGAAAGATATGGGCTCTGCGGCGGTCCTGTTGGCGATTATTATCGCGTTGATCACATGGGGAACGCTGTTGTGGGCAAACTACCGCTAA
- a CDS encoding quinone oxidoreductase has product MATRIEFHKHGGPEVLQAVEFTPKDPAEHEIQVENKAIGINYIDTYIRSGLYPPPSLPSGLGTEAAGVVSKVGSGVKHIKAGDRVVYAQSTLGAYSSVHNVPADKAAILPDAISFEQAAASFLKGLTVYYLLRKTYEIKAGEPFLFHAAAGGVGLIACQWAKALGAKLIGTVGSAQKAERAKQAGAWEIINYRDENIVERLKEITGGKKVNVVYDSVGKDTWEASLDCLQRRGLMVSFGNSSGPVTGVNLGILNQKGSLYVTRPSLQGYITTREELTEASNELFSLIASGVIKVDVAESQKYALTDARRAHEVLESRATQGSSLLLP; this is encoded by the coding sequence ATGGCAACACGTATTGAATTTCACAAGCACGGAGGGCCTGAAGTTCTGCAAGCGGTGGAGTTCACACCGAAGGATCCGGCGGAGCACGAAATTCAGGTAGAAAACAAAGCCATCGGTATCAACTACATTGATACTTACATCCGCAGCGGCCTCTATCCGCCCCCCTCTCTACCGAGCGGGCTGGGCACCGAAGCCGCAGGCGTAGTGAGTAAAGTCGGCAGCGGCGTGAAGCATATTAAAGCGGGCGATCGGGTGGTTTATGCGCAATCCACGCTGGGGGCCTACAGTTCGGTGCATAACGTACCTGCCGATAAAGCCGCCATTTTACCTGACGCTATCTCTTTCGAGCAGGCGGCAGCCTCATTCCTGAAAGGGTTGACGGTCTATTATCTGCTGCGAAAAACCTACGAAATTAAAGCGGGTGAACCGTTCCTGTTTCACGCGGCGGCCGGTGGCGTAGGATTGATTGCCTGCCAGTGGGCAAAAGCGCTGGGCGCTAAACTGATCGGTACCGTCGGCAGCGCGCAAAAAGCTGAGCGTGCTAAACAGGCCGGAGCCTGGGAGATCATTAACTACCGCGACGAGAATATCGTCGAGCGCTTAAAAGAGATAACCGGCGGTAAGAAAGTTAACGTGGTCTATGACTCGGTAGGCAAGGATACCTGGGAGGCGTCACTCGACTGTCTACAGCGCCGGGGACTGATGGTTAGCTTCGGCAACTCGTCCGGTCCGGTGACCGGCGTGAACCTTGGGATACTCAACCAGAAGGGTTCGCTATATGTGACCCGCCCTTCGCTGCAAGGCTATATCACCACTCGTGAAGAGCTGACGGAAGCCAGCAACGAGCTGTTCTCGCTGATCGCCAGCGGCGTGATAAAAGTGGATGTGGCGGAGAGCCAAAAATATGCATTAACCGATGCCAGACGCGCACATGAGGTGCTGGAAAGTCGGGCAACGCAGGGTTCGAGTTTGCTATTACCGTAA
- the alr gene encoding alanine racemase, whose product MQAATVVINRRALRHNLQRLRELAPASKLVAVVKANAYGHGLLETARTLPDADAFGVARLEEALRLRAGGIAQPILLLEGFFEAADLPVISAQRMHTAVHSPEQLAALEEADLPEPVTVWMKLDTGMHRLGVLPEQAEAFYQRLSQCKNVRQPVNVVSHFARADEPECGATERQLDIFTTFTEGKPGLRSIAASGGILLWPQSHFDWARPGIILYGVSPLENQSTGADFGCQPVMSLTSSLIAVREHKTGEPVGYGGTWISERDTRLGVVAMGYGDGYPRAAPSGTPVLVNGREVPIVGRVAMDMICVDLGPESQDKSGDPVVLWGEGLPVERIAEITKVSAYELITRLTSRVSMKYVD is encoded by the coding sequence ATGCAAGCGGCAACTGTAGTGATTAACCGCCGCGCTCTGCGACACAACCTGCAACGTCTACGCGAACTGGCTCCTGCCAGCAAGCTGGTTGCGGTGGTGAAAGCGAACGCCTACGGACACGGTCTTCTGGAGACCGCGCGAACGCTCCCTGACGCCGATGCTTTTGGCGTCGCCCGTCTCGAAGAAGCGCTACGCCTGCGCGCAGGCGGTATCGCCCAGCCGATCCTGTTGCTGGAAGGTTTCTTTGAGGCCGCCGATCTGCCGGTGATCTCCGCCCAGCGCATGCACACAGCGGTACACAGCCCGGAACAGCTGGCGGCGTTGGAAGAGGCTGATTTGCCCGAGCCAGTGACCGTATGGATGAAGCTGGATACCGGGATGCATCGATTAGGCGTCCTGCCGGAACAAGCGGAAGCGTTTTATCAGCGCCTGAGCCAGTGCAAAAACGTCCGCCAGCCGGTCAACGTGGTCAGCCATTTTGCCCGTGCCGATGAACCGGAATGCGGTGCCACCGAACGTCAGCTGGATATCTTTACCACCTTCACGGAAGGTAAACCGGGGCTGCGTTCCATCGCTGCTTCGGGTGGAATTTTGCTGTGGCCGCAGTCGCACTTCGACTGGGCGCGTCCGGGGATCATTCTTTACGGCGTATCGCCGCTGGAAAACCAGTCGACAGGTGCGGATTTTGGTTGCCAGCCAGTGATGTCGCTGACTTCGAGCCTGATCGCGGTCCGTGAGCATAAAACCGGTGAACCGGTTGGCTACGGCGGTACCTGGATTAGCGAGCGCGATACGCGTTTAGGTGTGGTGGCGATGGGCTACGGCGATGGTTATCCGCGCGCTGCGCCGTCCGGAACACCGGTGCTGGTCAATGGCCGCGAGGTGCCGATTGTCGGACGCGTGGCGATGGATATGATTTGCGTCGATCTCGGGCCCGAATCGCAGGATAAATCTGGCGACCCGGTCGTGCTCTGGGGTGAAGGCTTGCCCGTCGAACGTATTGCTGAGATCACAAAAGTAAGTGCTTACGAACTTATCACGCGCCTGACTTCAAGGGTGTCGATGAAGTACGTGGATTAA
- the pspG gene encoding envelope stress response protein PspG, protein MLELIFVIGFFVMLLVTGVSLLGIIAAIVVATALMFVGGLFALMIKLLPWLLLAVAVVWVIRAIKSPTESRYRRNNRWRY, encoded by the coding sequence ATGCTGGAACTCATATTTGTTATTGGCTTTTTTGTCATGCTGTTGGTTACCGGCGTATCGCTGCTGGGAATTATCGCCGCAATAGTCGTCGCAACCGCGCTGATGTTTGTCGGCGGCCTGTTTGCATTAATGATTAAACTGTTGCCATGGTTGCTGCTGGCCGTTGCCGTCGTCTGGGTGATTCGGGCGATAAAATCGCCAACTGAAAGTCGTTATCGCCGTAATAACCGTTGGCGTTACTAA
- a CDS encoding CsbD family protein codes for MNKDEIGGNWKQLKGKAKEQWGKLTDDDMTVIEGKRDQLVGRIQERYGYAKDQAEKEVKDWETKNDYRW; via the coding sequence ATGAATAAAGATGAAATCGGCGGTAACTGGAAACAGTTGAAAGGTAAAGCGAAAGAACAATGGGGCAAACTTACCGACGATGATATGACCGTCATCGAGGGTAAGCGCGACCAGCTGGTTGGCAGAATTCAGGAACGCTATGGATACGCCAAAGACCAGGCCGAGAAAGAAGTGAAGGATTGGGAAACTAAAAACGATTATCGCTGGTAG
- a CDS encoding cupin domain-containing protein, translating into MKRPDCIRHWRELEGADDSTYPDSTELFSIGAPLARGLRLNRLGIHHERLLPGRRTSYPHAESDEEEFIYVLDGYPEVWINGYLWKLEPGDSVGFPAGTGVCHTFLNNTEQEVRLLVVGEANKKFNRIYYPLNPGYAATRQDRWVDHPPQFFGPHDGKPRRK; encoded by the coding sequence ATGAAACGACCTGATTGCATTCGACATTGGCGCGAACTGGAAGGTGCGGACGATTCCACCTATCCCGACAGTACGGAGCTTTTCTCTATTGGCGCACCGTTGGCGCGCGGCCTGCGCCTGAACCGCTTAGGGATTCATCACGAGCGCTTGCTGCCCGGGCGTCGTACCTCTTATCCGCATGCGGAAAGCGATGAAGAAGAATTTATCTACGTGCTGGATGGTTATCCTGAAGTGTGGATCAACGGCTATCTCTGGAAGCTGGAGCCGGGGGATAGCGTCGGTTTTCCTGCCGGAACCGGCGTTTGCCACACTTTCCTTAACAACACCGAACAGGAAGTTCGCCTGTTAGTGGTGGGGGAGGCGAACAAAAAATTTAATCGCATTTACTATCCGCTTAACCCCGGCTATGCCGCCACGCGTCAGGATCGCTGGGTCGATCATCCTCCGCAGTTTTTTGGCCCGCACGACGGGAAGCCGCGGAGAAAATAG
- the zur gene encoding zinc uptake transcriptional repressor Zur, producing the protein MDKTTSQQMLAHAEKLCAQRGVRLTPQRLEVLRLMSLQKGAISAYDLLDLLREKEPQAKPPTVYRALEFLLEQGFVHKVESTNSYVLCHLFDQPTHSSAMFICDRCGSVKEECAEGVEDIMHTLAARMGFALRHNVIEAHGLCAACVEVEACSTPGHCHHDHTIQIKKKAR; encoded by the coding sequence ATGGATAAGACCACTTCGCAACAAATGTTAGCGCATGCTGAAAAGCTCTGCGCGCAGCGTGGCGTGCGCCTGACCCCGCAGCGCCTTGAAGTGTTGCGTCTAATGAGCCTGCAAAAAGGGGCTATTAGCGCCTATGACCTGCTCGATCTGCTGCGCGAAAAAGAACCTCAGGCTAAACCGCCGACGGTTTATCGGGCGCTGGAGTTTCTGCTGGAGCAAGGGTTCGTGCATAAGGTGGAGTCCACCAATAGCTACGTACTGTGCCATCTTTTCGATCAGCCAACCCACAGCTCGGCGATGTTTATCTGCGACCGCTGCGGCAGCGTCAAAGAAGAGTGTGCGGAAGGTGTAGAAGATATTATGCATACGCTGGCGGCAAGAATGGGTTTTGCCCTGCGTCACAATGTGATTGAAGCACACGGCCTGTGCGCCGCCTGTGTGGAGGTGGAAGCGTGCAGTACGCCAGGGCACTGCCATCATGACCACACCATCCAGATCAAAAAGAAAGCCCGCTGA
- the dinF gene encoding MATE family efflux transporter DinF encodes MLFNAADKALWRLALPMIFSNITVPLLGLVDTAVIGHLDSPVYLGGVAVGAMATSFLFMLLLFLRMSTTGLTAQAFGAKDPQRLARALVQPLGLALAAGIAIVLFRMPLINLALHIVGGSDAVLEQARRFLEIRWLSAPASLANLVLLGWLLGVQYARAPVILLVVGNVLNIVLDLWLVMGLHMNVQGAALATVTAEYATFFIGLVMAKRVLVLRGVSLSMLKNAWRGDVRRLLALNRDIMLRSLLLQLCFGAMTVYGARLGADVVAVNAVLMTMLTFTAYALDGFAYAVEAHSGQAYGARDGSQLLEVWRAACRQSGMVALAFALIYSLAGEQIIALLTSLPSLQQLADRYLIWQTILPVIGVWCYLLDGMFIGATRGAEMRNSMAVAAAGFALTLLMVPVLGNHGLWLALAVFLALRGASLAIVWRRHWQRGTWFS; translated from the coding sequence ATGCTTTTTAACGCCGCCGATAAAGCCCTGTGGCGCTTAGCGCTGCCCATGATTTTCTCCAATATCACCGTTCCTTTGCTGGGGCTGGTGGATACCGCCGTTATTGGTCATCTTGATAGTCCGGTTTATCTGGGCGGCGTTGCGGTTGGCGCGATGGCGACCAGCTTTCTCTTCATGCTGCTCCTGTTTTTGCGCATGAGTACTACGGGCCTGACGGCTCAGGCATTCGGCGCGAAAGATCCGCAACGGCTGGCGCGTGCGCTGGTGCAGCCGCTGGGGCTGGCACTGGCTGCCGGGATAGCCATCGTCCTATTCAGAATGCCGTTAATTAATCTGGCGCTGCACATCGTCGGCGGCAGTGATGCGGTACTTGAACAGGCCCGCCGTTTCCTCGAGATTCGTTGGCTGAGCGCTCCGGCATCTCTGGCGAATCTAGTGCTGCTGGGCTGGCTGTTGGGCGTGCAGTATGCCCGTGCACCGGTGATCCTGCTGGTTGTCGGCAATGTACTCAACATCGTGCTTGATTTATGGCTGGTGATGGGCCTGCATATGAACGTGCAGGGCGCAGCTCTGGCGACCGTAACAGCAGAATACGCCACCTTTTTCATCGGACTCGTTATGGCGAAACGCGTGCTGGTACTACGGGGCGTTTCGCTATCGATGCTGAAAAACGCCTGGCGCGGCGATGTGCGTCGTCTCCTGGCGCTGAACCGCGACATTATGCTGCGCTCGCTGCTGCTACAGCTATGCTTTGGGGCGATGACGGTATACGGTGCCCGGCTCGGCGCTGATGTTGTAGCGGTCAATGCGGTGTTGATGACGATGCTGACCTTTACCGCCTACGCGCTGGATGGTTTCGCCTACGCCGTGGAGGCACACTCCGGGCAGGCTTACGGTGCCCGCGACGGCAGCCAACTGCTTGAGGTATGGCGTGCGGCCTGCCGTCAGTCTGGCATGGTAGCGCTGGCGTTTGCGCTGATTTACAGCCTTGCTGGCGAGCAGATTATCGCCTTGTTAACGTCGCTCCCTTCTCTGCAGCAGCTTGCCGACCGCTATCTCATCTGGCAGACAATACTGCCGGTCATTGGCGTCTGGTGCTACCTGTTGGATGGTATGTTTATCGGCGCAACGCGCGGGGCAGAGATGCGTAACAGCATGGCGGTAGCGGCGGCGGGATTCGCCCTGACGCTGCTGATGGTGCCGGTTCTTGGTAATCATGGTCTATGGTTAGCGCTGGCGGTGTTTCTTGCCCTGCGCGGGGCTTCACTGGCGATTGTCTGGCGGCGTCACTGGCAGCGCGGCACCTGGTTTTCATAG
- the aphA gene encoding acid phosphatase AphA: protein MRKITLAFGAVCLLFALNSSVVARASTPQPLWTGTNMAKLAEQAPIHWVSVAQIENSLLGRQPMAVGFDIDDTVLFSSPGFWRGQKTYSPGSDDYLKNPEFWEKMNNGWDEFSMPKEVARQLIAMHVKRGDSIYFVTGRSQTKTETVSKTLQDDFLIPATNMNPVIFAGDKPGQNTKTQWLQEKDIKVFYGDSDNDIAAARDVGARGIRIMRASNSSYKPLPMAGAQGEEVIVNSEY from the coding sequence ATGCGCAAGATTACCCTGGCCTTTGGGGCCGTCTGCTTACTGTTCGCACTAAATAGCTCCGTCGTTGCCCGCGCTTCCACACCGCAACCGCTGTGGACGGGCACTAATATGGCGAAACTCGCCGAACAGGCACCTATCCATTGGGTTTCCGTGGCTCAGATTGAAAATAGCCTGTTGGGACGCCAGCCGATGGCCGTCGGTTTTGATATTGATGATACGGTCCTGTTTTCCAGCCCAGGATTCTGGCGCGGGCAGAAAACCTATTCACCCGGCAGCGATGATTACCTGAAAAACCCGGAGTTTTGGGAAAAAATGAACAATGGCTGGGATGAATTCAGCATGCCGAAAGAGGTCGCTCGCCAGCTGATCGCGATGCATGTTAAACGTGGCGATAGCATCTATTTTGTCACCGGCCGCAGCCAGACCAAAACAGAAACGGTATCAAAAACCTTGCAGGATGATTTCCTGATCCCCGCCACGAATATGAATCCGGTTATTTTTGCCGGCGACAAGCCGGGACAGAATACAAAGACGCAATGGTTGCAGGAGAAGGACATCAAAGTCTTCTACGGTGATTCAGATAATGATATTGCCGCTGCTCGCGACGTCGGTGCTCGTGGTATCCGCATCATGCGGGCTTCAAACTCGTCCTATAAGCCACTGCCGATGGCGGGAGCTCAGGGCGAAGAGGTGATTGTGAATTCA